The region AAAAGGTCTGCAATCATTCTTGCTCCAATTTCATGTAATTCATTAGGAGATACTACAATAAGTACTTTTTTCATATTAATTTTTACATTTAATACCTTATCATAGTGCAAAGACATAACTCTTTGACATATAGAAGTTGCAGTATGTTCTTGACCTACAGATATTTCTCCTCTAGACCACATCTCACCTATAGTATATAATGAATTTAAAATAATTTGTTCCCAAAAAATTTTTAGTTCATTTTTATTTTTGATATATCTATTTGAAATATCAATTGCATTTGTTAAATTCGGTTCTAAAAGGGCTGATACAAACTCTTTATATGTTTCATCTTTATAGTTTGTATTATCTTTTAGTGTATAATTTTTTGCATCTATTTCAATTTGTGAAAAGTTACTTATTAAAAGTTGGTATACAGGGATTAGATTAAAAAGTTTTGAATCTTTATTCTCTATTAAAGTTTCTAAAATTACTTGGAAAAGAATTTTAAAAAAATCATTTGAAAGTTGCATTTTGTTATATGTAGATATTTCCCATAAAATATGATCATAAATTAAATTAGGATTTTTTATTATAAATATCTCTTTCATATAGTAAATATGATTTTTCACTAACGAGTCAATATAACTTTTTTTATATTTATCTTCAAAAAAATTATTTTTATAAATATTATTAGTTATTTCATTTATTATTTTTAAATCAGACTCAACTATATTGTCTATATGTGACTTATTTAGTATGGTATCTAATTTATTAATTAATTCATGCATTTTAAACTCTTTAAAATAAATTAGTAAATTTATAATACAACACAAATGACTGTATCATGGTTATATTATATTGAAAAAATACTTTATTAATGATACAATTTAATTTTTAAATTAAAACTTATATTAAGGTTATGTAGTGAAAAATAATTTTATTAATAATTTAAATATCTTAGTAATTGATGATGAAGAACTTATAAGAGAAAAAATTGAAACAATATTTTTAAAATTATTTGCAAAAGTATTTGTTGCTGAAACTGGATTATCTGGTTTAAAAATAATTCGTGATGAAATCTATTGCAGATAATAAAAGACAAAATATCAGTGCACGACTAAAAATTGATGAGTTAAAATCAAAAACTTATATCTCAGATAGCTTATTATGAAGATGAGATTAAAAGGTTAAATACAGAATACCTAGAATCAAAAAAAGCTTTAAAGGAAGAATCACAAAGTTTTTATAACAAATATAAAACTGAACAAAAACAAAATGAAATGAATACAAAAAGAATCTTATCTTTAACAAATGAGCTAAATAGTAGGCAAGAAAAATATACAAAAATAAATGAACAATTAGCTGAACAAAGCAAAATTATTAAAAACTTAAAAGATGTAATTGAGTATCGAGAGAGTCAAATAGAGGGATTAAAATTAAAATAAAATGGTGCGACCGATGGGATTTGAACCCATACACCCGAAAGCACTACCCCCTCAAGATAGCGTGTCTACCAATTTCACCACGGTCGCTTTAAAGATTGAGATTATATCTTTTTAGCTTTAAAAAAATGTTTAAAGTCTAAAAATTAGGAATAAAAAAAGGCCAAGAGCAAAACTCTTGACCTTTTAAGTTTTTATAATATCTGTAGTTAAATCAGATCTTACATAAATGGATTAGCATATAATGCGATCATCGCAATAACTAATGCATAAATAACTTGTGCTTCGATCATCGCTAATGCAATGAACATAGTAGTCATTAATTTTCCACCTAAACCTGGGTTTCTAGCAGTACCAGCAATAGTTGCAGCAGCAGTATTACCCATACCAATAGCACCACCAAGTGCAGCAAGACCAAGACCAACACCTGCAGCAACTACAGAGTAAGCTTTTAATAATTCACCAGCTTCTGCATCAGCAGCAAAAGCAAAACCAGCGAAAGCTAGCATTAAAAGAACGATTTTTTTCATTCTATATTCCTTAATATTTATTTTTAACAAAGTCCGTTCGGCTTGCGTATCCCTACTTATCACTTTGCATAGGTGGTATTTTATAAATTTTTTAATTAAATCTTTATAAAGAACTCCTCTTTTTTTTAAAAGTATTGACTTTTTTATATAGTGTTACTTTATGTAAATATATTAATATTTTTTATTAAACTCTATAGCTATCTATTTTCAGTGCTTATCTTTTGTTTTTAAGTTACAGATTGTTTACTTAAGTTAATAGCATAATAAGGACTTCAATTTTATTGATGTATAATCAAAACATCTTCAAATACAAAAGTAAAATACAAAAGGTAACTAATGAAAAAACTATTCTTTGGTCTTACATTATTTATAATTATAATTATTGGTGCAATTTATGGACTACTATTTACAAGTCCTGGAAACTCTTATGTAGCTTCTATTATTGAGACGAAAGTAAATGAAGGACAGCAAGATGTTAATATGAAGGTTAATGATTTTAAATTAACTATGAGTGACATTTTATTCAAAGCAACACTTGATGAAAACTCTGTAATAAATATAGAGGGAAAATTAAACATTTTTGCAAAAAGTGTAGATTTAAAATATGATATAAATGTAAAAGACTTATCTAAACTTCAAAATATAACTAAACAAAAACTAAACGGCTCTTTTTCTACAAAGGGTACAATTGTTGGAAATCAAGAATTAACAACAATAGAAGGTAATAGTTTAGTTGCTTCTAGTAATACTTCTTATAAAGTTAAACTTGTAGATTTTAAACCAGATAATATTTTATTTAAAATGAAAAATGCAAAAATGCAAGAACTTCTACATCTAGTAAACCAACCAATATATGCAAAAGGTTTATTAAATATTGATGCAAATATAAATAATGCAAATATTCCAACATTAGATGGATTAGTAAATACTTCAATTACTAATGGGGTA is a window of Halarcobacter sp. DNA encoding:
- a CDS encoding cobalamin-dependent protein, with protein sequence MHELINKLDTILNKSHIDNIVESDLKIINEITNNIYKNNFFEDKYKKSYIDSLVKNHIYYMKEIFIIKNPNLIYDHILWEISTYNKMQLSNDFFKILFQVILETLIENKDSKLFNLIPVYQLLISNFSQIEIDAKNYTLKDNTNYKDETYKEFVSALLEPNLTNAIDISNRYIKNKNELKIFWEQIILNSLYTIGEMWSRGEISVGQEHTATSICQRVMSLHYDKVLNVKINMKKVLIVVSPNELHEIGARMIADLLEFNGYDTYFLGSKKTTEEIVKTINEENIKNILISTTMASNISMTKQLIKDIRDLTKDKIIEIYVGGQAFSNLDNVTKITGADLYINSFDELIDILEK
- a CDS encoding F0F1 ATP synthase subunit C produces the protein MKKIVLLMLAFAGFAFAADAEAGELLKAYSVVAAGVGLGLAALGGAIGMGNTAAATIAGTARNPGLGGKLMTTMFIALAMIEAQVIYALVIAMIALYANPFM